One genomic region from Nostoc sp. UHCC 0926 encodes:
- a CDS encoding NACHT domain-containing protein, with amino-acid sequence MNTPDELITIFDRILQGSYSQEEAGILRQWLRMSEDLLQFVAQDGKFNTNIGQVQGGEIHIGDRNYQGIDAESIRVTLQEVLSPQTHQIEVDWHSLSQQMLEEQRLTTNPLTSLEGIAYRTEQVYVPLGLVERNKRSRRREDVSPEEGSALYEETEITQRFENEEFLKQVLQQGQSPKSQGKRIAIIGEPGAGKTTILQQIARWVSGEMAQSVVIWVSLADLRGQELEPYLLGRWLQAVARRLGQAESSLLLQDTFVAQFQQSQVWLMLDGVDEMQVLGDRNPLTDIERQIRIGGLLSQTRIILTCRLNFWDAARNALDKFDTYRTLEYSYPQQVEQFIGKWFGALPPGEGEQAKQLCVALRESGNERIRDLVKNPLRLTLLCFNWQLGEGTLPETKAGLYEQFVDDFYEWKPEQFPTTAKQRQQLNAALSELAREAIDKQATRYWLRHNFVCEFLGEPDEPDSLFKLALELGWLNKVGIEPENTKKTVYAFFHPTFQEYFAALVIDDWHFFLNHIPDNPSHSDANYRIFEPQWKTVFLLWLGRQDINKFQKETFIKTLVDFDDSCGAFYWHHAVMLAGVGIGEFKNCQIALEIVDMLVTWRFGYYHEQKREWQDFPEYIQSSAWKSLNETDRSFVVEALTELICLRNKQEGKISFRTLEFLVTFDSGNSFAKKIQVKILQNTSDDSCRQEAARILGDISFGDSEVISTLLEILHTSLKDVLAKLPKPSEDWILLPDTEDDNKFEELEDQSEVMTLKELQELKESLAQARAMNLKSGLDWYAVESLHKIDPGNPEIINSLIKQLGWCPSAYNIHDNAILLLKQIGVGNVELIHSLKEKLRDCNNERMCGAFAECLGTIDTDNEEAVNILIDLLCNGKEISEVEDIRNYAADALIGLGNQNTRVISTLNNLLKSSNINEKTYQVLVKIIGEIGIHKQESIKFLSEPLEHRKDTNSLWETALALEKIYPGNDYAMDVLIKLIENTLDEEFRQSLMWSLVFNKNLEGKNIGSGNPKLITSILRLLNTNTNKKTRETAAKVLEKISIGNVTAIEVMTKLLENIQDVDIQKAIALSLNSIDPGNSIAVSSLVNLLKLGILKQWDKKSLISSLKETLPADQLLLFAYDLRDYLDSKTYNSIVWYCSSNMKYPDFYRACQIRLHR; translated from the coding sequence ATGAACACTCCTGATGAATTGATTACCATATTTGACCGTATCCTCCAAGGTAGTTATTCTCAGGAGGAGGCTGGCATCCTGCGACAGTGGTTGAGGATGAGCGAAGATTTGCTGCAATTCGTTGCTCAGGATGGCAAATTTAACACTAACATTGGGCAGGTACAGGGAGGAGAAATTCACATTGGCGATCGCAATTACCAAGGAATCGATGCCGAGTCTATCCGAGTCACACTGCAAGAGGTACTGTCTCCGCAAACGCACCAAATAGAAGTTGACTGGCATTCACTCAGTCAGCAAATGCTAGAGGAGCAGCGACTCACCACCAACCCATTAACAAGTCTTGAAGGGATTGCTTATCGAACAGAGCAGGTATATGTACCTCTGGGATTAGTAGAGCGCAACAAGCGGAGCAGGCGGAGGGAAGATGTTTCGCCAGAAGAGGGTTCAGCCTTGTATGAAGAAACAGAAATTACCCAGCGTTTTGAGAATGAGGAGTTTCTGAAACAGGTACTGCAACAAGGGCAAAGTCCTAAGAGTCAAGGAAAGCGCATTGCTATTATTGGGGAGCCGGGGGCAGGAAAAACCACCATTCTTCAGCAGATTGCTCGCTGGGTATCGGGGGAGATGGCGCAGTCGGTTGTGATTTGGGTGTCGCTGGCAGATTTACGGGGACAAGAACTAGAACCGTATTTATTGGGGCGATGGCTGCAAGCTGTTGCTCGACGGTTGGGACAGGCAGAAAGTTCACTATTGCTACAGGATACATTTGTTGCTCAATTTCAGCAGAGCCAGGTATGGTTAATGCTGGATGGTGTGGATGAAATGCAGGTGCTAGGTGATCGTAATCCATTGACAGATATTGAGCGCCAGATTCGCATAGGAGGTTTGCTATCTCAAACGCGAATTATATTGACTTGCCGGTTAAATTTCTGGGATGCTGCTCGTAACGCGCTAGATAAATTTGATACTTACCGCACACTAGAATATTCATATCCGCAGCAAGTAGAGCAGTTTATTGGGAAGTGGTTTGGGGCATTGCCACCAGGAGAGGGAGAGCAGGCGAAACAGTTATGTGTGGCATTGAGGGAATCTGGGAACGAACGAATTCGGGACTTGGTAAAAAATCCATTGCGGCTGACGCTGTTGTGTTTCAACTGGCAATTGGGAGAGGGAACACTGCCTGAAACAAAGGCAGGGCTATATGAACAGTTTGTAGACGATTTTTATGAATGGAAGCCGGAGCAGTTTCCAACGACGGCAAAGCAACGGCAGCAGTTGAATGCAGCATTGAGTGAGTTAGCACGGGAAGCAATTGACAAACAAGCAACTCGGTATTGGTTACGGCATAATTTTGTGTGTGAGTTTTTGGGTGAGCCGGATGAACCTGATTCGTTATTTAAGTTAGCGTTGGAGTTGGGCTGGTTGAACAAGGTAGGGATAGAACCAGAGAATACAAAGAAGACGGTGTATGCATTTTTCCATCCGACGTTTCAGGAGTATTTTGCAGCTTTAGTCATTGATGATTGGCATTTTTTCCTTAATCATATTCCTGACAATCCAAGTCATTCTGATGCTAATTACCGAATTTTTGAACCACAGTGGAAAACAGTCTTCTTACTATGGCTAGGGCGACAGGATATCAACAAATTTCAGAAAGAAACATTTATCAAGACGCTCGTAGACTTTGATGATAGCTGTGGAGCATTCTATTGGCATCATGCAGTTATGCTCGCTGGAGTAGGAATTGGAGAATTTAAAAACTGCCAAATTGCTTTAGAGATTGTTGATATGCTCGTAACTTGGCGTTTCGGTTACTATCATGAACAGAAACGAGAATGGCAGGATTTCCCTGAATATATCCAATCATCTGCCTGGAAATCATTAAATGAAACTGATCGCTCTTTTGTAGTTGAAGCATTAACTGAGTTGATATGTTTGAGAAATAAACAGGAAGGCAAAATATCTTTTCGCACTCTTGAGTTTTTAGTGACATTTGACTCTGGTAATTCTTTTGCTAAGAAGATTCAAGTTAAAATACTACAAAATACTAGCGATGATTCTTGTCGTCAAGAAGCTGCTCGAATTTTAGGAGATATTAGTTTTGGTGATTCTGAAGTAATTAGTACATTACTAGAGATACTTCATACAAGTCTTAAAGATGTTCTTGCAAAGTTACCCAAACCCAGTGAGGACTGGATTCTTTTACCTGACACAGAAGATGATAATAAGTTTGAGGAATTGGAAGATCAATCTGAAGTAATGACTCTTAAAGAACTTCAAGAACTTAAGGAATCATTAGCTCAAGCTAGAGCAATGAATCTCAAGTCAGGTCTAGATTGGTATGCTGTTGAAAGTTTACATAAAATTGATCCTGGTAATCCAGAAATAATCAATTCTCTCATTAAGCAACTTGGTTGGTGTCCTAGTGCTTACAATATCCACGACAATGCTATTTTGTTACTGAAACAGATTGGTGTAGGGAATGTAGAGCTAATTCATAGTTTAAAAGAAAAATTACGTGACTGTAATAATGAGCGCATGTGTGGCGCGTTTGCTGAGTGTTTAGGTACTATAGACACTGATAATGAAGAAGCGGTTAATATTTTAATTGATTTACTTTGTAATGGAAAAGAAATTAGCGAGGTAGAAGATATCCGTAATTATGCGGCTGATGCCTTAATAGGTTTAGGAAATCAGAATACAAGAGTTATCAGTACTTTAAATAATCTATTAAAATCATCTAATATAAATGAAAAAACATATCAAGTTTTAGTTAAAATCATAGGTGAAATTGGTATTCATAAACAAGAATCTATTAAGTTTTTGAGTGAGCCACTTGAACACCGTAAAGATACAAACTCTCTCTGGGAAACGGCTTTAGCTTTAGAAAAAATTTATCCTGGTAATGATTATGCTATGGATGTTTTGATAAAATTAATAGAAAATACTTTAGATGAAGAATTCAGACAATCTTTAATGTGGAGTTTAGTCTTTAACAAAAACTTAGAAGGCAAAAACATTGGTAGCGGTAATCCGAAATTGATTACTAGTATTTTAAGGTTACTAAATACAAATACTAATAAAAAAACTCGTGAAACAGCAGCTAAAGTTTTAGAAAAAATAAGTATTGGCAATGTAACAGCAATTGAGGTAATGACTAAGCTTTTAGAGAATATTCAAGATGTAGATATACAAAAAGCGATCGCTCTGAGTCTCAATTCAATTGATCCTGGTAATTCTATTGCTGTTTCTTCTTTAGTTAACCTACTAAAGCTTGGTATATTGAAACAGTGGGATAAAAAATCCTTGATAAGCTCTTTAAAAGAAACTCTTCCAGCAGATCAACTTTTATTGTTTGCTTATGATTTAAGGGATTACTTAGACAGCAAAACTTATAATAGCATCGTTTGGTACTGCTCATCTAATATGAAATATCCAGATTTTTACAGGGCTTGCCAAATCAGATTACATCGATAG
- a CDS encoding argonaute/piwi family protein: MKLYYIKEPLLEFGQGSHVCPRTGITNYDVYDTKLKIRRERVLVGAVGTSDTLSKLYSWLEKCSQPIPAPQNSKQPNLRVPFCGFKTDLGFKSSLVIDEEITRTLNHSSINEVIHIRDWNERVDAAVDLYYRQAKFLAQNRVVDVIACVIPTRLYDQISKPEVAPVNETLENEEEQADDALEVNFRRALKARAMHLGKPLQIIREVSLESNAKGQQDDATKAWNLCTALYYKTNQTVPWKLITNINRPSVCFVGISFYQSRDRKVLNTSLAQIFDELGNNVILRGTPVDIDKNDRRPHLKAAQAYQLLKRALTEYDIALDTSPARLVLHKSSKYSDEELDGFESAAREMRVRKIDFVTILDSDFRLFRGNEYPSYRGIHVEFDEENHLLYTRGSVEYYKTYTGKYIPQPLEIRIVRSDESPGIICQEILGLTKMNWNNTQFDGKYPITLACSRKVGQVMKYLGPDDDDPQISYSFYM, from the coding sequence ATGAAGTTGTACTACATTAAAGAACCTTTGCTAGAGTTTGGTCAAGGCTCTCATGTTTGTCCAAGAACAGGGATTACAAATTATGACGTTTATGACACGAAACTTAAAATCAGGCGTGAGCGAGTCTTGGTTGGTGCTGTGGGAACTAGTGACACATTATCCAAGTTGTACTCCTGGTTGGAGAAATGTTCGCAACCCATTCCTGCCCCGCAAAATAGCAAACAGCCCAATCTCCGTGTTCCATTTTGCGGCTTCAAAACAGATTTGGGATTTAAGTCAAGCCTTGTAATTGACGAAGAGATTACTCGGACACTAAATCATTCCAGTATTAATGAAGTCATTCATATTAGAGATTGGAATGAACGAGTCGATGCAGCAGTTGACTTATACTATCGTCAAGCTAAATTTCTAGCTCAAAATCGTGTAGTGGATGTGATCGCCTGTGTTATTCCAACCAGATTATACGACCAAATTTCTAAACCAGAAGTTGCTCCGGTAAATGAAACTTTAGAGAATGAAGAAGAACAAGCTGATGATGCTTTAGAGGTAAACTTTAGACGAGCACTTAAAGCTAGAGCGATGCACCTTGGAAAACCCTTGCAAATTATTAGAGAAGTATCTTTAGAATCGAATGCAAAGGGTCAGCAAGATGATGCCACAAAAGCGTGGAATTTATGCACTGCTCTATATTATAAAACCAATCAGACTGTTCCTTGGAAACTTATAACTAACATCAATCGACCTTCAGTATGTTTCGTCGGAATTAGCTTTTATCAAAGTCGCGATCGCAAAGTCCTTAACACAAGTTTAGCTCAGATATTTGATGAGTTAGGTAATAATGTCATTCTCCGAGGTACTCCAGTGGATATTGATAAAAATGATCGAAGACCTCATTTGAAAGCAGCACAAGCCTATCAACTATTAAAACGTGCTTTAACTGAATATGATATTGCGTTAGATACTTCTCCAGCACGACTCGTGTTGCATAAATCATCAAAATACAGTGATGAAGAACTGGATGGTTTTGAGTCTGCCGCGAGGGAAATGCGGGTTCGCAAGATTGATTTTGTAACTATTCTTGATAGCGATTTTCGTCTATTCCGTGGAAATGAGTATCCATCCTATCGAGGTATTCATGTGGAATTTGATGAAGAAAATCATTTACTTTATACCCGTGGCTCAGTTGAATATTATAAAACCTATACAGGAAAATACATTCCCCAACCTCTAGAAATTCGGATTGTTAGGTCGGATGAATCTCCAGGTATAATTTGTCAAGAAATTTTGGGTTTGACCAAAATGAATTGGAACAATACTCAATTTGATGGAAAGTATCCAATCACATTGGCATGTTCTCGAAAAGTAGGTCAGGTGATGAAATATCTTGGGCCTGATGATGATGATCCTCAAATCAGCTACAGTTTTTATATGTAA
- a CDS encoding SAV_2336 N-terminal domain-related protein has translation MIDQLITALSKEVEMSAEEIADTIWLALQMQEFQAESVSFGFPLKKEDERAINEQESQPNQGTSPKTSELEETPTQPPEEQKAGIYPRTQQQTSKSLDLSFKVPDAPSLREPLTLARALKPLMRRIPSGRELVLDEAATIQRIADEGLWIPVLKPTVEPWLDLELVVDEAISMQIWRHTIRELERLLKNYGIFRDVRVWGLITDENEQVQIRRGIGATAKNQTPRSPKELIDPSGRRLVLVVSDCVSSVWRNGGVTPVLELWAKQGSMAIVQMLPKWLWKRTALGRASEVRLRGLTPGVSNQKLIAKEVSLWDELEEERGVKVPVFTLEADKVVTWAQMVSGKGSIWTLGYVFKLDATPVQKESELFNLAYGDLSAEQRVQAFRVTASPMARKLAGLLASAPVISLPIVRLIREALLKDSQQFHVAEVFLGGLLKPLSEINIDTNPDYVQYDFMDGVRELLVDSVPSMYVLNVVDEVSKYVAKKVGLSLGDFAAVLRSPQQDSGNTGGIDYFATITAQVLRRLGGEYLKIADSLTNDLQINIRNTSSKTTQTERISRLNEAKIILVGNGAVGKTSLVMRLIDLVKPYESKTEGIDIRHWTIKAREENVRLRFLDFGGQEIFHATHQFFLTERSLYLLVLNTRMDESENNVEYWLKIIESFGKDAPVLVIGNKSDEHPLDLNRRYLQDKYPNIQGFFETSCKTGMGIDKLRDAIVQQIAAMDHVFNVLPQQWFRLKEQIAKIDRDHISYLEYEQLCAAEEISDRQERRDLMRLLHLLGIVLNFSEDPRLQDIIVLNPEWITGGVYRILNDNLLRIEHKGILTSQELERILNPKTISDHDSYRNNSDRQFILDMMQKFEICFPIDTSSRNPIYLIPELLDKEEPDTGTWENTLNFEYHYKILFSSIISRFIVKMHHCISKRTYWRTGVILANKEGNRASVKADLTDGKVFIRIDGNPNTRRVFLSIIRNAFNSIHHSIPALEVDERVPLPDNSEVSVSYERLLILEQRGKTDYSPEGNDRDYNIRELLGGIEDRRFQDELIGSKSVSLGISFDDPSLDDYELEDETRKLLRDLKNRDDIETVERVRVVDMPEGSKSIGGFLAGLLTASISFANFKKVLHFLGDRLGNKPISFEVEVNGKKLKIRASSRDELEFAIKKAQEFIDS, from the coding sequence ATGATTGACCAGTTAATTACTGCATTGAGTAAAGAAGTAGAAATGTCAGCCGAAGAAATTGCTGATACGATTTGGCTAGCACTTCAAATGCAGGAATTTCAGGCTGAGTCAGTCTCCTTTGGTTTTCCCCTAAAAAAGGAAGATGAGAGAGCGATTAACGAGCAGGAAAGTCAGCCAAATCAGGGAACATCGCCAAAAACTTCAGAGTTAGAAGAAACACCAACTCAGCCACCAGAGGAACAAAAAGCGGGCATTTACCCCCGAACTCAACAACAGACCTCAAAATCTCTAGATTTATCCTTTAAAGTCCCTGATGCTCCTTCTTTGCGTGAGCCTTTAACCTTAGCACGGGCTTTAAAACCCTTAATGCGTCGTATTCCCTCTGGGAGAGAATTGGTATTAGATGAAGCCGCTACCATTCAACGAATTGCGGATGAAGGGCTTTGGATACCTGTACTCAAACCCACGGTAGAACCTTGGTTAGATTTGGAACTAGTGGTTGATGAGGCAATCTCCATGCAAATTTGGAGACATACCATTAGGGAATTGGAACGACTGCTGAAAAACTATGGAATTTTTCGAGATGTGCGGGTATGGGGACTGATTACAGATGAAAACGAACAAGTGCAGATTCGTCGCGGTATCGGTGCAACCGCTAAAAATCAAACTCCCCGTAGTCCCAAGGAATTAATTGACCCCAGTGGTCGGCGTTTAGTGTTGGTAGTGAGTGATTGTGTGTCATCTGTGTGGCGTAATGGAGGGGTTACACCTGTATTAGAACTCTGGGCAAAACAAGGGTCAATGGCAATTGTCCAGATGCTTCCTAAGTGGCTGTGGAAAAGAACTGCTTTAGGTAGAGCCTCAGAAGTGCGGTTGCGGGGGTTGACTCCTGGGGTTTCTAACCAGAAATTAATCGCCAAGGAAGTGTCATTGTGGGATGAACTGGAGGAGGAAAGGGGGGTTAAAGTTCCTGTATTTACATTAGAAGCAGATAAGGTAGTTACTTGGGCGCAAATGGTGTCGGGTAAGGGCAGTATTTGGACATTGGGATATGTATTTAAGTTAGATGCAACTCCCGTTCAAAAGGAAAGTGAGTTATTTAATCTTGCTTATGGTGATTTGAGTGCAGAACAGCGTGTACAGGCGTTTCGGGTGACGGCTTCACCAATGGCACGAAAATTGGCGGGATTATTAGCTTCTGCGCCTGTAATTAGTCTGCCAATTGTGCGGTTGATTCGAGAAGCACTGTTAAAAGATTCTCAACAATTTCATGTGGCTGAGGTGTTTTTAGGGGGATTATTAAAGCCATTATCTGAGATTAATATAGATACTAATCCTGATTATGTTCAGTACGATTTTATGGATGGAGTAAGGGAATTATTAGTTGATTCTGTTCCTTCAATGTATGTTTTAAATGTGGTGGATGAGGTATCAAAATATGTGGCGAAGAAAGTGGGATTATCATTGGGAGATTTTGCTGCTGTTTTAAGAAGTCCACAACAAGATAGCGGAAATACTGGTGGTATTGATTATTTTGCAACAATTACTGCTCAGGTTTTGAGGCGTTTGGGGGGAGAATATTTAAAAATTGCAGATTCTCTTACCAATGATCTTCAAATTAATATAAGAAATACTTCTAGTAAAACTACACAAACAGAAAGAATCAGCCGTCTTAATGAAGCAAAAATAATTTTAGTTGGAAATGGGGCAGTAGGCAAAACCTCACTGGTGATGCGATTGATCGATCTCGTCAAACCCTATGAAAGCAAAACCGAAGGCATTGATATTCGGCATTGGACGATAAAAGCCCGTGAAGAAAATGTCAGGCTTAGGTTTTTGGACTTTGGCGGACAGGAAATCTTTCACGCAACCCATCAGTTCTTTTTGACTGAGCGCAGCCTCTATCTATTAGTACTCAATACTCGCATGGACGAAAGTGAAAATAATGTAGAATATTGGCTGAAAATTATTGAGAGTTTCGGCAAAGATGCCCCCGTCCTTGTCATCGGCAATAAAAGTGACGAACATCCACTCGATCTCAACCGTCGCTATTTACAAGACAAATATCCGAATATCCAAGGCTTCTTTGAAACCTCATGCAAAACAGGCATGGGCATCGATAAACTTCGCGATGCGATCGTCCAACAAATCGCCGCAATGGATCATGTCTTCAATGTCTTACCCCAGCAATGGTTTCGCCTCAAAGAACAAATCGCAAAGATCGATCGCGACCATATCTCCTATCTGGAATACGAACAACTCTGCGCTGCCGAAGAGATTAGCGATCGCCAAGAACGCCGCGACCTGATGCGCCTCTTGCACCTACTAGGCATAGTCCTTAACTTCTCCGAAGATCCACGCCTCCAAGACATCATCGTTCTCAATCCTGAATGGATAACGGGTGGAGTATATCGTATTCTCAATGATAACCTGCTCAGAATCGAACACAAAGGAATACTTACCTCGCAAGAACTCGAACGCATCCTCAACCCAAAAACCATAAGCGATCATGACTCTTATCGTAACAACAGTGATCGGCAATTTATTCTCGATATGATGCAAAAATTTGAGATATGCTTTCCCATCGATACCAGTTCCCGTAATCCCATCTATCTCATTCCTGAACTCCTCGACAAAGAAGAACCCGATACAGGTACATGGGAAAACACGCTCAACTTTGAATATCACTACAAAATCCTCTTTAGCAGCATCATTTCACGCTTTATCGTCAAAATGCACCACTGTATCTCCAAGCGCACCTATTGGCGAACGGGCGTAATTCTCGCAAACAAAGAAGGCAACCGTGCCTCAGTCAAAGCCGATCTCACAGATGGCAAAGTCTTCATCCGCATCGATGGCAATCCCAACACCCGCCGAGTCTTTCTCTCCATTATTCGCAACGCATTTAACTCCATTCATCACTCCATCCCAGCACTAGAAGTCGATGAGCGTGTTCCCCTCCCTGACAATTCCGAGGTTTCCGTTAGTTATGAAAGATTACTCATCCTTGAACAAAGAGGAAAAACCGACTATTCTCCCGAAGGTAATGATCGCGATTACAATATCCGCGAACTACTTGGTGGTATTGAAGACAGGCGATTTCAAGATGAATTAATTGGTAGCAAATCTGTATCTCTGGGGATTAGTTTTGATGATCCTAGTCTAGACGATTATGAATTAGAAGATGAAACAAGGAAACTACTCCGAGATTTGAAGAACCGTGATGACATAGAAACAGTCGAGCGCGTACGGGTAGTTGATATGCCAGAGGGCAGTAAGAGTATTGGGGGCTTTTTGGCTGGCTTATTAACAGCATCAATTAGCTTTGCAAATTTCAAAAAAGTTCTCCATTTTTTAGGGGATCGATTGGGAAATAAGCCAATCTCTTTTGAAGTTGAAGTAAACGGTAAAAAACTAAAAATTAGGGCAAGTAGTCGAGATGAATTAGAATTTGCTATTAAAAAAGCTCAAGAGTTTATTGATAGTTAG
- a CDS encoding DNA cytosine methyltransferase: MNSTATNKKIAVSLFSGVGGFDLGFKAAGFEIAIAIDNNPIALASYQHNFPHTTVLCKDIREVTGEEIRAHIQAKYVDWDGEIHTVFGGPPCQGFSVAGLQNVEDERNSLVGEFVRLVLELNPLAAIMENVPGIENQKFGCITANLQAVLEEHYFLSKWNLNASDYGVPQARKRVFFVASKFGEIIPPKHQPQHTVRDAIADLSPIPLLPKQNTQEWHPDWVKGEYAKYLEKIFPNLGIVTNIGTGFAATTHTPEVIQQFINTPPGAREAKSKSKKLEWDGFCVTLRAGSGNRTALRPLHPEQLRVISVREAARLHSYPDWFNFSEAILHAQREIGNSVPPLLAYAVGMQVREHLECNTTYQIRCPNWQNCLFLPISCNYKNIFVFLNEILSLSRLSKISKERSPPVLAKIKQNLASFTVSPTP; encoded by the coding sequence ATGAATTCAACAGCAACAAACAAAAAAATAGCTGTTAGCCTATTCTCCGGGGTGGGTGGGTTTGACTTGGGATTTAAAGCAGCAGGATTTGAAATAGCGATCGCCATTGATAATAATCCCATCGCCCTAGCATCGTACCAACATAATTTCCCGCACACCACAGTCTTGTGCAAAGACATTCGGGAGGTGACGGGGGAAGAAATACGCGCCCATATTCAGGCGAAGTATGTAGATTGGGACGGGGAAATTCATACAGTTTTTGGTGGGCCACCATGCCAAGGATTTAGCGTTGCCGGACTGCAAAATGTTGAAGATGAGAGAAACTCATTGGTAGGGGAGTTTGTTCGGCTGGTGTTGGAACTCAATCCTCTTGCAGCAATCATGGAGAATGTGCCGGGGATTGAAAATCAAAAGTTTGGCTGCATTACTGCTAACCTCCAAGCAGTGTTAGAAGAACATTATTTCCTTAGCAAATGGAACCTGAACGCTTCAGATTACGGGGTTCCGCAAGCTAGAAAAAGGGTATTTTTTGTTGCATCTAAGTTTGGAGAAATTATACCGCCAAAGCATCAACCTCAACATACAGTTAGAGATGCGATCGCGGACTTGTCGCCAATCCCCCTACTCCCCAAGCAAAACACTCAAGAATGGCATCCAGATTGGGTGAAGGGAGAATATGCTAAGTATCTTGAAAAAATATTCCCAAATCTTGGTATAGTAACTAACATTGGAACGGGATTCGCAGCGACAACACATACACCAGAAGTAATTCAGCAATTCATCAACACTCCCCCAGGTGCGAGAGAAGCTAAATCCAAATCAAAAAAGCTGGAATGGGATGGATTCTGCGTGACGTTAAGAGCAGGGAGTGGCAACCGCACCGCATTACGTCCCCTCCATCCAGAACAGCTACGGGTTATATCTGTAAGAGAAGCTGCTCGCTTACACAGTTATCCTGATTGGTTTAATTTTAGTGAGGCAATACTCCACGCCCAAAGAGAAATCGGAAATTCGGTACCCCCATTGCTTGCATATGCTGTGGGAATGCAAGTTAGAGAACATCTAGAATGCAATACCACTTATCAGATTAGATGCCCAAATTGGCAAAACTGCCTATTTTTACCAATTTCTTGCAATTATAAGAATATATTCGTTTTTCTCAATGAAATACTGTCTTTAAGCAGGTTAAGCAAAATCAGCAAAGAGCGATCGCCGCCAGTTCTGGCTAAAATAAAGCAAAATTTAGCGTCTTTCACCGTTAGCCCCACACCATAA
- the drmC gene encoding DISARM system phospholipase D-like protein DrmC: MAAFLQLSRPVLVSLATALETGRLHPPFTISIIKTYVPEILSGGIVEELNRLNAMGATSDHIAYTLRLLAAERSASQEVHDRVELVWTGQEVVGSQSRDTSVVVRELFSTAKSSILISSFAVDKGKKAQALFGVLASRMDANLELNVRMFLNVKRSHNNKLPESTLLKEFADTFRKEIWTGQRLPEVFYDPRSLAPGAYTKACLHAKCVVVDEERLLVTSANFTEAAHERNIEAGVLIDDPVAAKGMRSQFETLVAKNILCRVPGI, encoded by the coding sequence ATGGCAGCGTTTCTCCAACTGAGCCGACCAGTTTTGGTCAGTTTGGCTACAGCCCTTGAAACAGGAAGGCTTCATCCACCTTTTACTATATCAATTATTAAAACCTACGTACCGGAAATTCTCAGTGGCGGTATTGTTGAGGAACTTAATCGACTCAATGCAATGGGTGCTACTTCTGACCACATAGCTTATACATTGCGCCTGCTAGCTGCGGAACGGTCAGCATCTCAGGAAGTACACGACAGAGTAGAGTTGGTTTGGACAGGACAGGAAGTTGTCGGTTCCCAAAGCCGCGATACTAGCGTTGTTGTGCGCGAGTTATTCAGCACAGCCAAAAGTAGCATCCTTATTTCCAGTTTTGCTGTTGACAAAGGGAAAAAAGCACAAGCTCTCTTTGGTGTGCTGGCTTCCCGGATGGATGCGAATCTAGAACTAAATGTCAGGATGTTCCTTAACGTGAAGCGATCGCACAACAATAAATTACCAGAGTCAACGCTTTTAAAAGAGTTTGCAGACACATTTCGTAAAGAAATATGGACGGGACAACGCTTACCAGAGGTGTTTTATGACCCCCGTTCCCTCGCCCCCGGTGCATATACAAAAGCCTGTCTTCACGCCAAATGCGTTGTTGTAGATGAAGAACGCCTGCTTGTAACTTCAGCCAACTTTACTGAAGCCGCCCACGAACGCAATATAGAGGCTGGTGTACTAATTGATGACCCTGTAGCTGCTAAAGGAATGCGATCGCAGTTTGAAACTTTGGTGGCAAAAAATATACTATGTCGAGTACCAGGAATTTGA